In Sylvia atricapilla isolate bSylAtr1 chromosome 27, bSylAtr1.pri, whole genome shotgun sequence, one genomic interval encodes:
- the NEUROD2 gene encoding neurogenic differentiation factor 2 encodes MLTRLFSEPSLVPEVPKFPGWAEECEEDARSEKEERAGKGCALPEEPPEGSLGESKEEGELGGDEEEEEEEEEGLEEAEGERPKKRGPKKRKMTKARLERSKLRRQKANARERNRMHDLNAALDNLRKVVPCYSKTQKLSKIETLRLAKNYIWALSEILRSGKRPDLVSYVQTLCKGLSQPTTNLVAGCLQLNSRNFLTEQGQEGGRFHGPNAASFAVHPYPYPCSRLAAAPCPPAAGPGPHGLRTHGYCASAYESLYGNTSPDYNSSEYDGGLSPPLCINGNFSLKQDSSSPDHEKSYHYSMHYSALPGSRPAAHNLVFGSAGMRGGVHSENIFPYDMHLPHERGPMYEELNAFFHN; translated from the coding sequence ATGTTGACGCGACTTTTCAGCGAGCCCAGCCTGGTCCCCGAAGTCCCGAAATTCCCCGGTTGGGCCGAGGAGTGCGAGGAGGATGCCCGGAGCGAGAAGGAGGAGAGGGCGGGGAAGGGCTGCGCCCTCCCGGAGGAGCCACCCGAGGGTTCGCTGGGAGAGAGCAAGGAGGAAGGGGAGCTAGGAggggacgaggaggaggaggaggaggaggaggaaggccTGGAGGAGGCGGAGGGCGAGCGGCCCAAGAAGCGCGGCCccaagaagaggaagatgacGAAGGCGCGGCTGGAGCGGTCCAAGCTGCGGCGGCAGAAGGCGAACGCCCGGGAGAGGAACCGGATGCACGACCTGAACGCGGCCCTGGACAACCTGCGCAAGGTGGTTCCCTGCTactccaaaacccaaaaactctCCAAAATCGAGACCCTCCGCTTGGCCAAGAACTACATCTGGGCTCTCTCCGAGATCCTGCGCTCGGGCAAGCGGCCCGACCTGGTCTCCTACGTGCAGACTCTGTGCAaggggctgtcccagcccaCCACCAACCTGGTGGCCGGTTGCCTCCAGCTCAACTCCCGCAACTTCCTGAcggagcagggccaggagggggGTCGGTTCCACGGCCCCAACGCCGCCTCCTTCGCCGTGCATCCCTACCCCTACCCTTGCTCGCGGCTGGCCGCGGCGccctgcccgcccgccgccggccccgggccGCACGGGCTGAGGACACACGGCTACTGCGCCTCCGCCTACGAGAGCCTCTACGGCAACACTTCCCCCGACTACAACAGCTCGGAGTACGACGGGGGGCTCAGCCCCCCGCTCTGCATCAACGGTAACTTCTCCCTCAAGCAGGACTCTTCATCCCCCGACCACGAGAAAAGCTACCACTACTCTATGCACTACTCGGCGCTGCCcggctcccgccccgccgcccaTAACCTGGTCTTCGGGTCGGCGGGGATGCGCGGGGGGGTCCACTCCGAGAACATCTTCCCCTACGACATGCACCTCCCGCACGAGCGGGGCCCCATGTACGAGGAGCTCAACGCCTTCTTCCATAACTGA